The following proteins are encoded in a genomic region of Streptococcus cristatus AS 1.3089:
- the comE gene encoding competence system response regulator transcription factor ComE, producing the protein MRILALEDTLAHQLRMEKTLAEIAEEMGLDIQVKITGKIQEFKDYVENEDVNQIYFLDIDIKGEETKGLEVARFIRHHNPYAIIVFVTSKSEFATMTFKYKVSALDFIDKDINDDSFKKRIKECIIYTKNTLITNTNMVDYFEYSYRGNDVRVPFNDILYIETSSSSHKLRMVGKNFIKEFYGTIASVQEQDEKTQRFFASHKSFLVNIDNICDYDKKTKEIIFYEGRRCPVSRLRTKHLKEILKNK; encoded by the coding sequence ATGAGAATCTTAGCATTAGAAGATACTTTAGCTCACCAACTCCGCATGGAAAAAACTTTAGCAGAGATTGCTGAAGAAATGGGGCTCGATATCCAGGTCAAAATCACAGGAAAAATTCAGGAATTTAAGGACTATGTCGAAAATGAAGATGTCAATCAGATTTATTTTCTGGATATAGATATTAAAGGGGAAGAGACCAAAGGATTGGAGGTCGCTCGTTTTATTCGTCATCATAATCCATACGCCATTATTGTCTTTGTAACTTCAAAATCAGAGTTTGCGACCATGACCTTCAAATATAAGGTATCTGCTCTTGACTTTATTGATAAGGATATTAACGATGATTCGTTTAAAAAACGTATAAAAGAGTGTATCATTTATACGAAAAATACTCTAATAACAAACACCAATATGGTTGATTATTTTGAATATAGCTATCGAGGCAATGATGTGCGCGTGCCATTTAACGATATTTTGTATATCGAAACCTCAAGCTCCTCTCATAAGTTACGAATGGTTGGAAAAAACTTTATAAAGGAATTTTATGGAACAATTGCCAGTGTTCAAGAGCAGGATGAGAAAACCCAACGTTTCTTTGCTTCTCATAAATCTTTCTTAGTCAATATCGATAATATCTGCGATTATGATAAGAAAACAAAGGAAATTATATTTTATGAAGGCCGTCGTTGCCCTGTTTCCAGGCTAAGAACAAAACATTTAAAAGAAATTTTAAAAAATAAATAA